A single genomic interval of Stieleria maiorica harbors:
- a CDS encoding D-TA family PLP-dependent enzyme yields MPSWYELTNADEIPSPTLLIYPDRVRANLERMVAWGGADRLRPHVKTHKLPQIIEMKLQAGIDKFKTSTIAESEMTAAAGGRDVLLAYQPVGPNIRRLMELIRAFPETTFSTIVDDIEVARMLAAEAEACGVTVDVLVDLNVGMNRTGILPGEGAAELYRFIAAAQGLRAAGLHAYDGHIHDTDETLVRRQIAEAFQPVWDLRRSLRAEGLTVPKVVGCGTVSSRILVAEQGLEGGEAIEVSAGTSVLWDAGQPTFTPPMQIDHAAVLLARVISRPAPGRLCIDLGHKAVASEMQPPRVTFFGLEDATAVGHSEEHLVLQTDRAEAFPVGTVLYGAPTHICPTVALHSEVWCVRQGRAVQRWPVVARTRRITI; encoded by the coding sequence ATGCCGTCCTGGTACGAACTTACAAACGCAGACGAAATCCCTTCGCCCACCCTGCTGATCTATCCCGACCGCGTGCGTGCGAACCTTGAACGCATGGTAGCCTGGGGTGGCGCCGATCGCTTGCGGCCTCACGTCAAAACGCACAAGTTGCCTCAGATCATTGAAATGAAACTGCAGGCGGGGATCGACAAGTTTAAGACATCCACGATCGCGGAATCGGAGATGACGGCGGCGGCCGGCGGACGCGACGTCTTGCTCGCGTACCAACCCGTCGGTCCCAACATCCGGCGACTGATGGAGTTGATTCGGGCGTTTCCCGAGACGACGTTTTCGACGATCGTCGACGACATCGAAGTGGCTCGGATGCTTGCCGCGGAGGCCGAGGCCTGCGGAGTCACCGTGGACGTGTTGGTCGATCTGAACGTCGGGATGAATCGCACGGGGATTCTGCCCGGCGAGGGGGCTGCGGAATTATATCGTTTCATCGCTGCGGCCCAGGGACTTCGTGCCGCGGGGCTGCACGCCTACGACGGTCACATCCACGATACCGATGAAACGTTGGTGCGGCGTCAGATCGCCGAGGCGTTTCAACCGGTTTGGGACTTGAGGCGTTCGTTGCGGGCCGAGGGATTGACGGTGCCGAAGGTCGTCGGCTGCGGCACGGTGTCGTCCAGGATCCTGGTGGCCGAACAGGGATTGGAAGGCGGAGAAGCGATCGAGGTCAGCGCGGGCACGTCGGTGCTGTGGGATGCCGGACAGCCGACGTTCACGCCGCCGATGCAGATTGATCACGCCGCGGTGTTGCTGGCCCGCGTGATCAGCCGTCCCGCCCCAGGCAGATTGTGCATCGACCTGGGCCACAAAGCGGTCGCGTCGGAGATGCAGCCTCCGCGAGTGACCTTCTTCGGACTCGAGGATGCGACCGCGGTGGGGCATAGCGAAGAACACCTGGTGCTACAGACTGACCGTGCCGAGGCGTTTCCGGTCGGCACGGTACTGTACGGGGCTCCCACGCACATCTGCCCCACCGTCGCGTTGCACTCCGAGGTGTGGTGCGTCCGCCAAGGCCGCGCGGTCCAGCGGTGGCCCGTCGTCGCAAGAACGCGGCGGATCACGATCTGA
- a CDS encoding MFS transporter, with product MNSGTGTNRSGVPPTSVRKRIIAVSVLMAFMLYLDRVCLGEIVKSDSFLRDFDGASREEIGDVLGAFFFAYALFQVPSGWASDRFGGRIMLTFYILAWSLLTGLTGMGTTLGGLLLARLAFGVAQAGAYATSSGVIRNWFHFRARAQASSFVSIGGRLGGTLAPFLTTFLVYQLSGWRDVLYLYCFVGLIAAIAYYVIVRNRPEEHAGVNDAELELIGRSEESTSDAASTTNLRDIGPMMVAIVRSRSLWLNSLAQFCLVFGWAFLITWLPTFLKEERNVEALLGSLMVTGVLAIAIPGQLIGGWLGNHAVQRLGHRWGRIVPLSVTCGLAGLAYLGCLSYQSVWWVVGCCALVSLMTDIGNPSVWAFMQDVGGKNTAAVFGWGNMWGNFGAAASSMVVPRLMTLGEASGSGETYVFMTCAGMYFLAAIAVLGTDATRQVRRAEHASPTR from the coding sequence ATGAATTCCGGCACCGGGACGAACCGGTCTGGCGTTCCGCCCACCTCGGTGCGAAAACGGATCATCGCCGTCAGCGTGCTGATGGCGTTCATGTTGTATCTGGATCGCGTCTGCCTGGGCGAGATCGTTAAAAGTGATTCTTTCCTGCGCGATTTTGATGGGGCCTCGCGGGAAGAGATCGGCGATGTGCTGGGGGCGTTCTTTTTCGCTTACGCGCTCTTTCAGGTGCCTTCGGGTTGGGCCAGCGATCGGTTCGGCGGACGAATCATGCTGACGTTTTACATCCTGGCCTGGTCGCTGCTGACCGGATTGACAGGGATGGGGACGACGCTGGGCGGATTATTGCTCGCGCGGTTGGCCTTCGGCGTCGCCCAAGCCGGCGCCTATGCGACCAGCAGCGGCGTGATTCGGAACTGGTTTCATTTTCGCGCCCGGGCCCAGGCCAGTTCCTTCGTTTCGATCGGCGGGCGACTCGGTGGCACGCTGGCACCGTTCTTGACGACGTTTCTGGTGTACCAGCTAAGCGGTTGGCGTGACGTGCTGTACCTGTACTGCTTCGTCGGATTGATCGCCGCGATCGCCTATTACGTGATTGTGAGAAATCGGCCCGAGGAACACGCCGGGGTCAACGACGCCGAGTTGGAACTGATCGGTCGTTCGGAGGAATCGACATCGGACGCGGCGTCGACAACGAATCTACGCGACATCGGACCGATGATGGTCGCGATCGTCCGCAGTCGGTCCCTGTGGCTGAATTCGCTGGCCCAGTTCTGTTTGGTCTTCGGCTGGGCGTTTTTGATCACTTGGCTGCCGACGTTCCTAAAGGAGGAACGCAACGTCGAAGCCCTGCTCGGTTCGCTGATGGTCACCGGAGTGTTGGCGATCGCGATTCCCGGGCAGCTGATCGGTGGTTGGTTGGGCAATCATGCGGTCCAGCGCTTGGGGCATCGCTGGGGCCGGATCGTGCCGCTGAGCGTGACCTGCGGTTTGGCCGGTCTGGCGTACCTGGGCTGCTTGAGTTACCAGTCGGTTTGGTGGGTCGTGGGGTGTTGTGCGTTGGTGTCGCTGATGACCGACATCGGCAACCCCTCGGTGTGGGCGTTCATGCAGGACGTGGGCGGCAAGAACACGGCCGCCGTGTTCGGCTGGGGCAACATGTGGGGCAATTTCGGCGCCGCGGCCAGTTCGATGGTGGTGCCGCGATTGATGACCCTGGGCGAAGCATCCGGCAGCGGCGAAACCTATGTGTTCATGACCTGCGCGGGCATGTATTTTCTGGCCGCGATCGCCGTGCTGGGAACCGACGCGACCCGTCAAGTGCGGCGAGCGGAGCATGCCAGCCCGACGCGTTAG